The Leclercia adecarboxylata region ACGGTCATCCGCCAGCTGCTTCACCCCGGCCGCCATATGGTTGAAGGCGCGGGTCACCGAACGGACTTCCGAAGCGCCATATTCGCGCAGCGGAGGCGGAATAATCCCTTTACCGACCTGAAGCGCCGCATGCTCCAGGTCGACCAGCGGTCGGTTCTGAATACGGATAAACAGCCATGCGCCGCCTATCGCCAGCAGCATGATCGCCAGGGTGTAACGGAACAGCGGCGAGAAGTCGCCCTGATGGATTTCGGTCAGCGGGACGCGCACCCAGATATTGGGTGACAGCCAGGTTTTCAGCCAGACGACCGGCGAGCTTTTGTTGACCTCAACGCGCACTTCCGTTGGGCCACCCAGCTGCTGCGCCATCTGCTGGCTGAGGAATTCATAATGCTGCGCCCAGCGCAGGCCTGCGTCTTCCGCCGCTTCGTTAGAATAGAGCGATATCCCCAGCTCACGGTAGATTTCACGGCGAAACGCCGGAGGCACCACCAGCTGCGTGCCGTCTTCCAGCTGTAGCTTATCGGTCATCAGCATACGGACTTCGTAGGCCAGGACCTTATTAAACTGCTGCAGGCTCGGCAGGATCGCAAAGTTCAGCACGACCAGATAGGTCGTCACCAGGCTGACAAACAGCAGGGTGACGATCAGTAACAGGGTGCGGGCAAACGAGCTACGCGGCGAGAAACGCATTCGCCTCATGCTTTAGAGCCGTCCGGGACAAACACGTAGCCCAGACCCCAGACGGTCTGGATATAGCGCGGATGCGCCGGGTCCTCTTCCACCATGCGGCGCAGGCGGGAGATCTGCACGTCGATGGAACGCTCCATCGCGGAATATTCACGGCCACGCGCCAGGTTCATCAGCTTATCGCGGGAGAGCGGCTCACGCGGATGGCTGACCAGCGCTTTCAGTACCGCGAACTCACCGCTGGTCAGCGGCATTGGCTCATCTTCACGGAACATCTCGCGGGTGCCGAGGTTAAGCTTGAACTTACCGAAGGCAATAACCGCCTCTTCCTGCGACGGCGCGCCCGGCAGTTCGTTCGCCTGACGGCGCAGGACGGCACGAATACGGGCCAGCAGCTCGCGCGGGTTGAAGGGTTTTGGGATGTAGTCGTCGGCGCCAATTTCCAGGCCCACGATACGGTCAACCTCTTCCCCTTTCGCCGTCACCATAATGATTGGCATCGGGTTACTCTGGCTACGCAGACGACGGCAGATGGAGAGACCATCTTCGCCCGGCAGCATCAGATCCAGCACCATCAGGTGGAAGGATTCGCGCGTCAGCAGGCGGTCCATCTGTTCGGCGTTGGCAACGCTACGAACCTGGAAGCCCTGCTCGGTCAGATAACGCTCGAGGAGCGCACGCAGGCGCATGTCGTCATCCACCACCAGAATCTTATAATTCTCTTGCATTGTCAGTACTCCCAAAGGTTCGGATAATCTTGAACAGCGTATTCTAAAAAAGTGCGCGTCCACGACCAGCTAATTCTGGTATAAATTCTAGTCGAAATTGTTACAAAGCATATTTAACAGCAGCTTATCTGTACATTCCATCACATAACTCATTATTAATCCTGTCTGTTAAGATAAGTGATACGTAATGTGCGCAAGGTAAGCAACCTCGTCGTAAGGCCAAAGAATGAAAACGCCCCTGATCACCCGCGAAGGGTATGAAAATCTGAAGAAAGAGCTGGACACCCTGTGGCGTGAAGAGCGCCCGGAGGTGACCAAAAAAGTCACCTGGGCGGCAAGCCTCGGCGACCGCAGCGAGAATGCCGACTACCAGTACAACAAGAAACGGCTGCGGGAAATCGACCGCCGGGTGCGGTATCTGACCAAATGCCTCGAGAACCTGAAAATCGTCGATTATTCCCCGCAGCAGGAGGGCAAGGTCTTCTTCGGCGCGTGGGTCGAGATCGAAAACGACGAGGGCGATCTCAAGCGCTTTCGTATTGTCGGCTACGATGAAATTTTTGGTCGTAAGGATTACATCTCCATCGATTCACCGATGGCCCGGGCGCTGCTGAAAAAAGAGGTAGGCGATCTGGCCGTCGTCCATACCCCGGCGGGTGAAGCCAGCTGGTATGTAAATGAAATCGAGTACGTAAAATAGTCCGAGAGCGCCCTCCACGGCTGGCATTTTGCTGTGCCAGTCCGTATAACTATCCCCTGATTTTTCGACCCACAAGATGAAATAGCCATGATGAAAGATTCGCTCTGCCGCATTATTGCGGGTGAACTTCAGGCAAGGGCTGAACAGGTAGAAGCTGCCGTTCGCCTGCTTGATGAAGGGAACACCGTGCCGTTTATTGCACGTTATCGTAAGGAAGTGACTGGCGGTCTGGATGATACGCAGCTGCGTAACCTGGAGACCCGCCTCGGCTATCTCCGTGAACTGGAAGACAGGCGTCAGGCGATTCTGAAATCCATCGGCGAACAGGGCAAGCTGACCAGCGAGCTGGAGGCAGCCATCAACGGCACCCTGAATAAAACCGAACTCGAAGATCTCTATCTGCCGTATAAACAAAAGCGCCGCACCCGCGGACAGATTGCCATTGAAGCAGGCCTGGAGCCGCTGGCCGATCTGCTGTGGACAACGCCGTCCCACGACCCGGAAACCGAAGCCGCGAAGTTTATTGATGCCGATAAAGGCGTGGCCGACACCAAAGCTGCCCTCGATGGCGCCCGCTACATTCTGATGGAGCGCTTTGCCGAAGACGCGGCCCTGCTGGCAAAAGTGCGTGATTATCTGTGGAAGAACGCCCACATCGTCGCCACCGTGGTCAGCGGCAAAGAGGAAGAAGGGGCGAAATTCCGCGACTACTTCGATCATCATGAACCGATCTCAACCGTGCCGTCTCACCGCGCGCTGGCGATGTTCCGCGGCCGCAACGAGGGCATTCTGCAGCTCTCCCTGAACGCCGACCCGCAGTTCGATGAGCCGCCAAAAGAGAGTCACGGCGAGCAGATCATCACCGACCATCTCGGCCTGCGCCTGAACAACGCCCCGGCGGACAGCTGGCGCAAAGGAGTGGTGAGCTGGACCTGGCGTATCAAGGTGCTGATGCACCTCGAAACCGAACTGATGGGCACCGTGCGCGAACGCGCCGAAGACGAGGCGATTAACGTCTTTGCCCGTAACCTGCACGACCTGCTGATGGCGGCCCCGGCTGGCCTGCGCGCCACCATGGGTCTCGATCCGGGCCTGCGTACCGGCGTGAAGGTAGCCGTCGTGGATGGCACCGGCAAGCTGGTGGCCACCGACACCATTTATCCCCATACCGGTCAGGCAGCGAAAGCCGCCGTCGCCGTGGCGGCGCTGTGCGAGAAGCACAACGTTGAGCTGGTGGCGATCGGTAACGGCACCGCCTCCCGCGAAACCGAGCGCTTCTTCCTCGATCTGCAAAAGCAGTTCCCGAAAGTAACGGCGCAAAAGGTGATTGTCAGCGAAGCGGGCGCCTCGGTGTACTCGGCCTCCGAGCTGGCGGCGCAGGAGTTCCCGGATCTGGACGTCTCCCTGCGTGGTGCGGTCTCTATCGCCCGCCGCCTGCAGGATCCGCTGGCGGAACTGGTGAAGATCGACCCGAAATCCATCGGGGTGGGCCAGTACCAGCACGACGTCAGCCAGACGCAGCTGGCGCGTAAGCTGGATGCGGTGGTGGAAGACTGCGTTAACGCCGTGGGCGTTGACCTGAACACCGCCTCCGTCGCCCTGCTCACCCGCGTGGCGGGTTTAACCCGCATGATGGCGCAGAACATCGTCGCCTGGCGCGATGAGAACGGACAGTTCCAGAACCGCCAGCAGCTGCTGAAGGTCAGCCGTCTGGGACCGAAAGCGTTTGAACAGTGCGCGGGCTTCCTGCGTATTAACCACGGCGACAACCCGCTGGACGCCTCTACCGTTCACCCGGAAGCTTATCCGGTGGTGGAACGCATTCTGGCGGCCACTCAGCAGGCGCTGAAAGCGCTGATGGGCAACAGCAGCGAGCTGCGTAACCTGAAAGCGGTCGACTTCACCGATGAAAAATTCGGCGTGCCGACGGTGACCGACATCATCAAAGAGCTGGAGAAACCTGGCCGCGACCCGCGTCCGGAGTTCAAAACCGCGCAGTTTGCGGAAGGCGTCGAGACGATGAACGACCTGCTGCCGGGCATGGTGCTGGAAGGCGCCGTCACCAACGTCACCAACTTTGGTGCCTTTGTGGATATCGGCGTCCATCAGGACGGTCTGGTGCACATCTCCTCTCTTGCCGACAAGTTTGTGGAAGATCCGCATACGGTGGTGAAAGCCGGCGACATCGTGAAGGTAAAAGTGCTGGAGGTGGATCTGCAGCGCAAGCGTATCGCCCTGACCATGCGTCTGGACGAGCAGCCTGGCGAGACCAACGCCCGTCGCGGCGGCGGAAACAGCGAGGCGCGCCAGCAGCGTCCGGCGGCAAAACCTCGCGGTCGCGAAGCACAGCCATCCGGTAACAGCGCGATGATGGATGCGCTGGCAGCGGCGATGGGTAAAAAGCGTTAATACTGGCAGTGCCCGGTGGCGCTTCGCTTACCGGGCCTACAAAACCGTAGGCCGGGTAAACGCAGTGCCGCCCGGCAAACAGAGGGCACGAATTAAATAAATATGGAACCGATTGCATATCCATATTTAAACCGATAATTATCACTCCATTAACAATAAGTCTTTTTTTCTCTCACCCGCAGTCTTCGCAAATATTGAGCAAGGTCAATCAGGCTGCAAATTAATAGCGCCATGCACATTCCGTCACAGTTTTAATATTGATGATAGAAACTATTCTCATTACCATTGTGCCTGTAGATTATTTAACCGTTCGTTAAGTAGGCACTATGCAATTCACTCCAGACAGCGCGTGGAAAATTACCGGTTTTACCCGCGAAATCAGCCCGGCCTATCGGCAGAAACTGCTCTCTTTAGGGATGCTTCCCGGCTCCTCTTTTAACGTTGTGCGCGTTGCCCCGCTGGGCGATCCGGTCCATATCGAAACCCGACGTGTGAATCTGGTTCTGCGTAAGAAAGATCTCGCATTAATAGAAGTTGAAGCTCTGTCTCAATAACACGCCAGCTCTTGTAGCGAGTCTGAAATAAATGAAAAAATTAACCATTGGCTTAATTGGCAATCCCAATTCCGGCAAGACAACCCTGTTTAATCAGCTTACCGGTGCGCGTCAGCGCGTCGGTAACTGGGCAGGCGTCACGGTCGAGCGTAAAGAAGGTTTGTTCACGACCACCGATAACCAGGTCACGCTCGTCGATCTGCCCGGCACCTACTCGTTAACCACCATTTCATCCCAGACGTCACTGGATGAGCAGATCGCCTGCCACTATATTCTGAGCGGCGACGCCGACCTGCTGATCAACGTGGTGGATGCCTCGAACCTCGAGCGCAACCTCTACCTGACGTTACAGCTGCTGGAGCTGGGCATTCCCTGTGTGGTGGCGCTGAACATGCTCGATATTGCCGAGAAACAGCAGATCCGTATCGACGTTGACGCCCTCTCTGCCCGCCTGGGTTGCCCGGTGGTGCCGCTGGTCTCAACCCGCGCCCGGGGTATCGACGCCCTGAAGCTCGCCATTGACCGTCACGGCCGTAACGCCGACGTGGAGCTGGTGCACTACCCTCAGCCGCTGCTGCGTGAAGCCGGGATCCTGGCGAAGGCCATGGCACACAGCATGTCGTTCAAACAGCGCAACTGGCTCGGCCTGCAGATGCTGGAAGGCGATATCTACAGCCGCGCCTATGCCGGTGACGCCGCGCAACAGCTCGACGCGTCCCTTGCACGCCTGAACGACGAGCTGGACGACCCGGCCCTGCACATCGCCGACGCCCGCTATCAGAGCATTGCCGCTATTTGCGATGTGGTCAGCAACGCCCTCACCGCCGAGCCAAGCCGCTTCACCCGGGCGATGGACAGGGTGATCCTCAACCGTTTTCTCGGCCTGCCGGTGTTTCTGCTGGTGATGTACGTGATGTTCCTGCTGGCCATCAACATTGGCGGCGCGCTGCAGCCGCTGTTTGACGTTGGCTCCGTGGCGATCTTCATTCACGGCATTCAGTGGCTGGGCTATACCCTGCACCTGCCGGAATGGCTGACCATTTTCCTCGCCCAGGGGCTGGGCGGCGGGATCAACACCGTGCTGCCGCTGGTGCCGCAGATCGGCATGATGTATCTGTTCCTCTCCTTCCTGGAGGACTCCGGTTACATGGCCCGGGCGGCCTTCGTGATGGATCGCCTGATGCAGGCCCTCGGTCTGCCGGGTAAATCCTTCGTGCCGCTGATTGTCGGTTTTGGCTGCAACGTGCCGTCGGTAATGGGTGCCCGCACCCTGGATGCGCCCCGCGAACGCCTGATGACCATCATGATGGCGCCGTTTATGTCCTGCGGCGCGCGGCTGGCGATTTTTGCCGTCTTTGCCGCCGCCTTCTTCGGTCAGGAGGGGGCGCTGGCGGTCTTCTCGCTTTACGTGCTGGGTATCGTCATGGCGATCCTCACCGGCCTGATGCTCAAGCACACCATCATGCGCGGCGAAGCCACGCCGTTCGTGATGGAGCTGCCGGTTTACCACGTCCCACACCTGAAAAGCCTGCTGATCCAGACCTGGCAGCGCCTGAAAGGCTTTGTCCTGCGGGCGGGTAAAGTGATTGTGGTGGTGAGCATTTTCCTGAGCGCGCTTAACAGCTTTACCCTCAGCGGCCAGGCGGCGGATAACATTAACGACTCGGCGCTGGCCTCCGTCAGCCGCGTCATCACCCCGCTGTTCAAGCCCATTGGCGTACATGAAGATAACTGGCAGGCCACCGTCGGGCTGTTCACCGGCGCAATGGCAAAAGAGGTGGTCGTCGGTACGCTGAACACCCTCTACACCGCCGAAAATATTCAGGAAGCGGAGTTTAACCCGGCGGAATTTCACCTCGGGGACGAACTCTTCAGCGCCGTGGATGAAACCTGGCAGAGCCTGAAAGAGACCTTAAGCCTGAGCGTGCTGGCGAACCCGATTGAAGCCAGCAAAGGCGACGGTGAGATGGCAACCGGCGCAATGGGCGTGATGAGCGAGAAGTTTGGCAGCGCCTCGGCGGCGTACAGCTACCTGATCTTTGTTCTGCTCTACATTCCATGCATCTCGGTGATGGGCGCCATCGCCCGCGAATCAAGCCGCGGCTGGATGGGCTTCTCCGTGCTGTGGGGACTGAATATCGCTTACTCGCTGGCAACGGTCTACTACCAGACGGTCAATTTCAACCAGCATCCGCAGTACAGCCTGGTGTGTATCCTGGCCGTGGTGCTGTTTAACGTGCTGGTGATCGGGCTGTTGCGCCGGGCGCGCAGCCGCGTGGACGTCAATCTGCTGGCGAAAGGCAGGACCGCGGCGGCCTGCTGCGAAAGTCCGGCCAGCGACTGTCATTAGGAGGCGGCATGGCATCGTTAATTGAGGTGCGTGATTTGCTGGCGCTGCAGGGAAGAATGGAGGCCACCCAGCTCAGCCAGATCCTGCATACCCCGCAGGCGATGATCGAGGCCATGCTGCAGCGTCTGGAGGCGATGGGCAAAGCGAAGCGCATTCAGGAAGAGGCCGACGGCTGCTTAACCAGCAGCTGTAAAAGCTGCCCTGAAGGAAAAGCCTGCCTCAGGGAGTGGTGGGCGCTTCAGTAGCCTGAAGCGCCAGATTATTCACAACGAATTATTTGAACACTTCCGCCGTGGCACGAATGTCTTTTTCATTCTTCGTGCCGCTGGTGATCACATAGTAAGTGCCGCCCATTTCATCTGCTTTATCAGACAGCTCTTTTTTGGCATCCATCGGCGCAGTTTTGTCAGAGGTAGAAACATCCCCGACCTTTGTCAGATTCATCTTTTTAGCTTCATCGCGTTGCAGCTCTTTCGCCGCAAAAGCACCAAAAGACAGCGACCCAATAACCAGTGAAGCGACAATTCCTGTGACAAGTTTCATATCCATACTCTCCATCGATTGGTAATTGTGTTTATCGCTGGCGTTACCGCCACCACGACGTAATCAGTATCGTAGCGGCTGGCGACTTTTTCCACGCTGAATACGAAACAATCAGAGTATTCGTTGACGCAGCGCCGTTAAGGCGGCGCAAAAGGCCTGCGGATGCGAGATGAAGGGCGCATGGGCGGCTTTCGCGATGATCTGCGACTCGCTTTGCGGCCACAGTGCATCCAGCAGCGGTACCACCTTACGCGGCACCAGCCCGTCCAGCGCGCCATACAGGCGCAGATGCGGTAGCGACAGCGTCGCCAGCGGGACGCGCAGGTCGATGGTTTTGAGGATCTCCAGCCCGCCATTCAGCACATCCACTTCCGGCATCGGCAAGGCGAGCACCGTGGTTTTCAGCGCGCGGGCATCCTGACGCGCGGTCTCTGTGCCCATGGTCTGTAGCGCCAGAAAACGCTCCACCGTGCGCTGGAAATCATCGCTGAGCTGCTGCTGGAAACCGGCCAGCACCTCGGGTTTGATCCCCGGCCAGTCGCTGCGGGCGCTGAAACAGGGAGATGACGCCACGGTCACCAGCGCCTGCACCCGCTCCGGGTGCGTCAGGGCAATCTGGCTGGCAACCAGCCCACCCAGACTCCAGCCCAGCCAGATCGCCTGTTCAGGGGCCTGAGCCAGCACCTGCTCCGCCATTGCCTCAAGTGACATCGCCGCAAAATCGCGGCTGCGGCCAAAGCCCGGCAGGTCCACCAGGTGCAGCGTAAATTGCGAGGCCAGTTCCTCACTGACGCAACGCCAGACCTCGGCATTCAGTCCCCATCCGTGCAGCAGCACAAGATGACAATTTCCTGTTCCGACGGTCTGCCACCAAAGCGTGTTCATCGATTACTGTTCTCTTTTTTTCACAAGGAGGTTGCCTATGCTAACAGTGCCCGGCTTGTGCTGGCTATGCCGGATGCCGTTGTCGCTCGGCCACTGGGGGGTCTGTTCCCTGTGCGAAAGGGGGATGACGACGCGGGCATGCTGTTGCCCCCAGTGCGGCCTGCCGGCCCTCCATCCCCACCTGCCCTGCGGCCGCTGCCTGCACAAGCCGCCGCCGTGGCAGGCGCTGGTGGCGGTGTGCGGCTATACGCCGCCGATAAGCGCCCTCATACACCAGCTCAAATTTTCCCGACGCACTCAGCTGGCCCAGCCGCTGGCGAGGCTATTACTGCTGGCGCTGTTGCGCGCCAGGCGCAGCCGGGATTTGCCGCGTGTCGATATGATGGTCTGTGTGCCGCTCTGGTCCCGGCGTCACTGGCGGCGCGGGTTTAACCAGAGCGATCTGCTCTGTCGCCCGCTGGCCCGCTGGCTGAACTGCCGCTATGTGCCCGATGCTATTCGCCGTATCCGCGCCACCCCGGCGCAGCATCAGCTGAGCGCGAGATTGCGCAAACGCAACCTGCAGCACGCTTTTGCGCTTGAATTACCGGTCGTCGGGCGCCATATCGCTCTGGTGGATGATGTCGTGACAACAGGCGCTACCGTCGCGGAACTCTCCCGCCTGCTTTTGCGAAGCGGCGCGGCGTCGGTTCAGGTATGGTGTCTGTGTCGAACCTTGTAGCGCCCTCTGGTTGGGCGTATTATACCCAGGTAATTTAGTCAACTATTAGGCCAATGCTATGATCCGTATTTCCGATGCTGCACAAGCGCACTTTGCCAAACTGCTGGCAAATCAGGAAGAAGGGACCCAGATCCGCATATTCGTGATCAACCCGGGCACCCCGAATGCAGAATGCGGCGTCTCTTATTGCCCACCGGATGCTGTGGAAGCAACTGACACCGCCCTGAAATTTGAGCAGCTCACTGCCTATGTCGATGAGCTGAGCGCCCCGTATCTGGAAGATGCGGAAATTGATTTTGTGACCGACCAGCTGGGCTCCCAGTTAACGCTGAAAGCGCCAAACGCCAAAATGCGTAAAGTGACCGATGACGCCCCGCTGATGGAGCGCGTTGAGTACCTGCTGCAGTCCCAGATTAACCCGCAGCTGGCTGGCCACGGTGGTCGCGTCTCCCTGATGGAGATCACCGAAGACGGCCTGGCCATTCTGCAGTTTGGCGGCGGCTGTAACGGCTGTTCCATGGTCGACGTCACCCTGAAAGAAGGGATCGAGAAGCAGCTGCTGAACGAGTTCCCGGAGCTGAAAGGCGTACGCGATCTGACCGAACACCAGCGCGGCGAACACTCCTACTACTGATGCCTGTCTGTTGGCCCGGTGGCGCTACGCTTACTGGGCCAAAAATTCTCTCCCCTGCTTTCCCTGCCTCATAACATGACCTGCGTCTCAGAATTCACATTTTGACCGCCAGGGCCATTCTCAAGCCGCATATGTTACCCGTATCATTCTCGTGGGCACTAAAACAGCTTTACGCCGACCGACTAAACTAAAGATTTAGAAGGCAGCCAGACTGTGTGCCATCAGTTAGCTGTTCCCAGTTGGGGCAACATTAATATGTCGTTGAAACAATGACGTTACCCATAACAATTTTAAGGCCAGATAATCATGCCATTAGTCATCGTCGCTATCGGTGTAATCCTGTTACTGCTCTTGATGATCCGTTTCAAAATGAACGGCTTTATCGCCCTTGTTCTGGTGGCACTTGCTGTCGGCCTGATGCAGGGTATGCCGCTGGTAAAAGTTATCAGCTCCATTAAAGCTGGGGTGGGCGGTACGCTCGGTAGCCTGGCGCTGATCATGGGCTTCGGTGCCATGCTCGGTAAAATGCTGGCTGACTGCGGTGGCGCACAGCGCATCGCGACCACGCTGATTGCCAAATTCGGTAAAAACAACATTCAGTGGGCGGTGGTCTTAACCGGCTTTACCGTTGGTTTCGCCCTGTTCTACGAAGTGGGCTTCGTGCTGATGCTGCCGCTGGTGTTCACCATCGCGGCCTCTGCCAGCATCCCGCTGCTCTATGTGGGCGTGCCGATGGCCGCTGCGCTGTCCGTCACGCACGGCTTCCTGCCGCCGCACCCGGGCCCGACCGCAATCGCGACCATCTTCCATGCGGACATGGGTAAAACCCTGCTGTTCGGTACCATCCTTGCCATCCCGACCGTTATTCTGGCCGGCCCGGTATTTGCCCGCTGCCTGAAAGGTATCGACAAGCCGATCCCGGAAGGTCTGTACAACGCGAAAACCTTTACCGAAGCCGAGATGCCAAGCTTTGCGGTCAGCGTCTGGACCTCTCTGGTACCGGTCGTCCTGATGGCCCTGCGTGCCGTCTGTGAAATGGTCCTGCCGAAAGGCCATCCGGTTCTGGGCGTGGCCGAGTTCCTGGGTGACCCGGTGATGGCAACCCTGATCGCCGTTCTGATTGCGCTGTTCACCTTCGGTCTGAACCGTGGCCGCTCCATGGACCAGATCAACGATACCCTGGGCTCATCGATCAAAATCATCGCTATGATGCTGCTGATCATCGGTGGTGGCGGTGCGTTCAAACAGGTTCTGGTTGATAGCGGCGTGGATAAATACATCGCCTCTATGATGCATGATACCAATATCTCCCCAATCCTGATGGCGTGGTCTATCGCGGCGGTCCTGCGTATCGCGCTGGGTTCTGCCACCGTTGCCGCTATCACTGCGGGCGGTATCGTTGCCCCCCTGATCGCAACTACCGGCGTCAGCCCTGAGCTGATGGTTATCGCGGTCGGTTCCGGTAGCGTGATTTTCTCTCACGTAAACGATCCGGGCTTCTGGCTGTTCAAGGAGTACTTCAACCTGACCATCGGTGAAACCATCAAGTCCTGGTCCATGCTGGAAACCATCATCTCCGTCTGCGGCCTGATCGGGTGTCTGCTGCTGGGTATGGTAGTGTGATGTGATAGTGCCGGGTGGCGGCTGCGCCTTACCCGGCCTACAAAAGCAGAGCATGTACATTCCGTAGGCCCGGATCGCTACGCGTCACCGGGCACTAAAAAACCCGCCTTCTGGCGGGTTTTTTATCACTTCTTCGCGGCCGCTTTTCGCCGCTTATCGATATCCTTAATCAGCTTGTTCACCCCTTCGTCCGCAAACATCGCTTCAAGGGAGGTGGAGAGCTTACGCCGCCAGTTCTTGTACTGGTAGCTGGTACCCGGAATGTTCACCGGTTCTGCCATGTCAATCCAGTCTTCCGGCTGCAGCCCTAACAGGGCGCTGTTACTGTCGGCGATATAACGCTGCAGGCCACGGTTAAGGGTGGGGGTCATCGACATCATCGACGCCTTATGCCCGGTGCGTTTCGGCAGGCAGCCGTGCGCGTGCAGCGCATCGAGCAGCCCCTGCTTCGACAGCTCGCGATCCTGGTACAGCCCGCGCAGCATTACGTCATCAGGGTAGAGACCCAGCGTCTTGCCCAGGGTAAGGTCGCCGCTGTCCCACCAGCCCCGAAGCGTAGGAAGGTCATGCGTCGTCGCGACTGCCATTGATTGTTCTGGATACGCCTCCGGCGCGCGGAAGTTCTTTTCAAGGTCGTTTTCAAAATAGAGCACCTTGTAAGAGTAAACGCCGCTGTCACGCAGCTTGCTGACGATTTCCACCGGCACGGTGCCGAGGTCTTCGCCGATCACCATGCAGTTGTGGCGTTTGCTCTCCAGGGCAAGGATAGAGAGCAGATCGTCCACCGGATAATGCACGTAGGCGCCGTGATCGGCGGTTTCGCCGTACGGGATCCACCACAGGCGCAGGACCGACATCACGTGGTCGATACGCAGCGCCCCGCAGTTCTGCATGTTGGCGCGCAGCAGTTCGATAAACGGCTCATAGGCGCGGGCCGCAATCACGTGCGGATCCATCGGCGGCAGGCCCCAGTTCTGACCCAGCGGGCCTAAAATATCCGGCGGCGCACCGACGGACGCTTTCAGGCAGTAGAGCTCGCGATCGCACCAGGTCTCCGCCCCGCCCTCGGCCACGCCCACCGCCAGGTCGCGGTAGAGGCCAATCGGCATGTTGTAACCCTGGCTCTCCTGCCAGCAGGCCGCGAACTGGCTGTACGCCAGCCACTGCAGCCAGAGGTAGAAATCGACCTCTTCAGCATGCTCTTCGCAAAACGCTTTCACCGCCGGGGAATCCACGGACTGATACTGCTCAGGCCAGACCGGCCAGCCCCAGCGCATTTCGTCCTCTTTCACCTGGTACGCATGCAGGGCATCAAACGCCGCCTGCCAGTAGAGGCTCTCTCCTTCACGGGCAACAAACTCGCGGAACGCCGCCATCTGGTCGTCGTTACGCCGGGCAAAGCCTTTCCACGCCATGCGCAGGGCGGCCATTTTCAGGGCGGTGACGGTGGCGTAATCCACCCACTGGGCATCGCGGGCGCGCTGCAGCGCCTGACGCGTGGTCTCCATGCCCCACCATGCCTGGGCTTCGTCGCTGTTGCGGAAATCTTCAACGGCGTTTACGTCGATATAAATCACGTTCAGCCAGCGACGGGACGACGGGCTGTACGGGCTGGCGCTCTCCGGGTTAGCCGGATAGAGTGCGTGGATGGGGTTGAGGCCGATAAAGGCCCCGCCGCGCTTGCCGACATCGGTCAGCATCTGTTTCAGATCGCCGAAGTCGCCGATCCCCCAGTTATTCTCAGAGCGCAGCGTGTAGAGCTGCAC contains the following coding sequences:
- the malQ gene encoding 4-alpha-glucanotransferase; its protein translation is MESKRLDNAALAAGISPSYINAHGKPQSIGAETKRRLLDAMHKAKPVVKAAVTPVPNVMVYTAGKKMPLTLEGSGDYSWLLTTEEGHQHKGHTTGGKTLNLPAKLPEGYHTLTLTQDGSRWHCRVIVAPKRCYEPQALKEGKKLWGACVQLYTLRSENNWGIGDFGDLKQMLTDVGKRGGAFIGLNPIHALYPANPESASPYSPSSRRWLNVIYIDVNAVEDFRNSDEAQAWWGMETTRQALQRARDAQWVDYATVTALKMAALRMAWKGFARRNDDQMAAFREFVAREGESLYWQAAFDALHAYQVKEDEMRWGWPVWPEQYQSVDSPAVKAFCEEHAEEVDFYLWLQWLAYSQFAACWQESQGYNMPIGLYRDLAVGVAEGGAETWCDRELYCLKASVGAPPDILGPLGQNWGLPPMDPHVIAARAYEPFIELLRANMQNCGALRIDHVMSVLRLWWIPYGETADHGAYVHYPVDDLLSILALESKRHNCMVIGEDLGTVPVEIVSKLRDSGVYSYKVLYFENDLEKNFRAPEAYPEQSMAVATTHDLPTLRGWWDSGDLTLGKTLGLYPDDVMLRGLYQDRELSKQGLLDALHAHGCLPKRTGHKASMMSMTPTLNRGLQRYIADSNSALLGLQPEDWIDMAEPVNIPGTSYQYKNWRRKLSTSLEAMFADEGVNKLIKDIDKRRKAAAKK